Genomic window (Paracoccus tegillarcae):
TGCCACGCGGCAGGCCGTTGAAGCTTTGGCCAAGAGCGGCTTGGTCGATCTGTTGACCAGCGCGGCGATACTGAACGGCACTGATCCATTTTCCAGCTTCGGATGCTTTGGCGCGGAGATCGTCCAGCGTGAAGGTGCCGAGATATTCGCCGGTCACATCGAACGCGGCCCAGAGATTGAGCCAACGACCCTCGTTGCGCGTCAGGCCATCAAAGTTGTGAAACATGGTCGATTTCCTTTTTTGCGACGGTCCCGCCTTGGTCTCTGCCGTGGTCGGGGTGCCCATAATGGGCCGGGGTTTCAGAAGAGGACGCGGAACGCGCGCCTCTCCTGAAAGCCTGGCTCCCGCCGAGGGCAGGAGGGGGACCCGATCAAGGGTCGGTCGTAGGGGCGAGGGGAGGGGGATCACCCGGCCTGCACAGAGCCGAAGGCGAAGGAAGGCTGGGGACACCCCTCGCCGCGTGAAGCGACCGCGCCCTTGAACGGGGGAACCGGCGGTTCCCTGAACGGCCGCGGCCACGCGGCCCAACGAAAATGTGGATTGCCACCGAAGTCTTCCTCAGGTGGCCACTATTCTTCCTTTGTGGCGTGATCTGCTGGACCTGATCGCGGGGCGCACACGAGTTCGCTGTGGCCGCGGCGTCGGCATGGGATGGACGCCCGTGCGTCATTGAGGTTGTGTAGCGCGGATCGACACGAACGGCCCAGAGCTGCCGTTCGCCAGAGTGGCCATCGCCGCAGCGCGGCTTCCCCATACCTGACCTTCGTGGCACCGTGCAGCATCGTTCAGGGCTTCAAGGTCAGCAATGCGGGACGAAGTGAGCTTTCGCTGCAGCTACGCTAAGGTCTGCTTCCCTCGCAAACCAGCCGGTGACGCACCGCCGGTAAAGGAGCCAAGGTACGTCTGTAGGACAGATCGGAATGAACCCCACTTGTCTTTTTTCTAAGTTCCTTAGGACACGAACATGACAGAAATCAAACATGGTCTGCCTTCGGGCATGGAGAGCGCCGCCGCACAGCTCTATTGGGAAGCTTTTGGCGGAAAATTGGGCAAGCTTCTTGGGCCGAGCCAGCGCGGCGAACGCTTTTTTTGCGAAACGATCAACCGATCCTCCATTATTGCCGCCACGCAAGATGGAGAACTTCTTGGGATTGTCGCCTTCAAATCAGATGGAGAGGGATTTTCCCGCGCAGGGGTAAAGGACCTCTTTCGACACTATGGAATTGGAGCAATTTGGCGTCTTATTCCACTTGCAATGCTGGAACGATCTTCCGCAGCAGATACGTTGCAAATGGACGGAGTTTGCGTCAGCGCTTCGGCGCGTGGGAAGGGCGTTGGCTCGGCTCTTTTTGACGCTCTCTTCACCTATGCCCACGAGCGCGACTATCGCTACATCACGCTGGACGTTATTGACACAAACCCACGCGCTAAAGCCCTTTACGAACGACTTGGTTTTGAGGCGACGAAAACCGAAGGCACCTCTTTTCTGAAGCCGCTCCTTGGTTTTTCCTACGCCACTAAAATGCGACGCGCGCTCTGACCTGGTCCTCAAGACGTATGACTAAGAGCTTTGGAAGGCGCCCGAAAGCATATTTTGAAGCCAAGGAATTTGAAGCGCTCGCTTTTGCCCAAAGGGGACTTTAGCTGCGTTACAGAATATCGGTTAGTAAGGGCTCGGAGCAGACATGCGGCGCAGCAGCGGGTCGAACAGCCGGCAGGCATCAGCGGACGTCGCTCCCGGCCCGAACCTGCCGTTCGCCTGTGCCACCAACGCCGTGGCGCGGCTTCCCCAAACCGGCCATCTGTGGCACCGCGCAGCATAGTCCAGAGCCCCAAGGTCGGCAGTGCGGACGAAACGGACCTTCGTTTTCTCATGACTAATGTCCGCTGAGCCAATTCAACCGCA
Coding sequences:
- a CDS encoding GNAT family N-acetyltransferase; the protein is MTEIKHGLPSGMESAAAQLYWEAFGGKLGKLLGPSQRGERFFCETINRSSIIAATQDGELLGIVAFKSDGEGFSRAGVKDLFRHYGIGAIWRLIPLAMLERSSAADTLQMDGVCVSASARGKGVGSALFDALFTYAHERDYRYITLDVIDTNPRAKALYERLGFEATKTEGTSFLKPLLGFSYATKMRRAL